A region of Moorena producens PAL-8-15-08-1 DNA encodes the following proteins:
- the petB gene encoding cytochrome b6 produces MFSKQITDSKVYDWFEERLEIQALSDDITSKYVPPHVNIFYCLGGITLTCFIIQFATGFAMTFYYKPTVAEAFSSVQYIMTEVSFGWLIRSVHRWSASMMVLMMILHVFRVYLTGGFKKPRELTWVTGVVLAVITVSFGVTGYSLPWDQVGYWAVKIVSGVPEAIPVVGSLIVELLRGGTSVGQGTLSRYYSLHTFVLPWFIAVFMLLHFLMIRKQGISGPL; encoded by the coding sequence ATGTTTTCTAAGCAAATCACTGACTCGAAAGTATACGACTGGTTTGAGGAGCGTCTGGAAATTCAGGCACTTTCCGATGACATCACTTCAAAGTACGTACCTCCCCACGTTAATATTTTTTACTGCCTGGGTGGAATTACTCTAACTTGCTTTATAATCCAGTTCGCTACTGGATTTGCCATGACCTTCTACTACAAGCCGACGGTCGCTGAGGCATTTAGCTCTGTACAGTACATTATGACTGAAGTGAGCTTTGGCTGGCTGATCCGCTCTGTTCACCGCTGGTCTGCCAGCATGATGGTGCTGATGATGATTTTGCACGTCTTCCGGGTCTATCTGACTGGTGGTTTCAAAAAGCCCCGTGAACTGACCTGGGTGACAGGGGTAGTTTTAGCAGTAATTACCGTCTCCTTCGGTGTGACTGGCTACTCCTTGCCTTGGGACCAAGTTGGTTACTGGGCGGTCAAGATTGTATCTGGTGTTCCTGAAGCTATTCCCGTGGTTGGTTCTTTAATCGTTGAACTGCTGCGCGGTGGTACTAGTGTAGGTCAGGGTACCCTGAGTCGCTACTACAGTCTACATACCTTTGTTCTACCTTGGTTTATCGCTGTATTCATGTTGCTGCACTTCCTGATGATTCGCAAACAGGGCATTTCTGGTCCGTTGTAA
- the petD gene encoding cytochrome b6-f complex subunit IV gives MSVLKKPDLDDPILRAKLAKGMGHNYYGEPAWPNDLLYVFPVVIMGSIALCIGLAVLDPAMIGEPADPFATPLEILPEWYLYPVFQILRILPNKLLGIAAMGSVPLGLMLVPFIEGVNKFQNPFRRPVATTVFLFGTLVTIWLGVGATLPIDQSLTWGLF, from the coding sequence ATGTCAGTTCTTAAAAAGCCGGATCTAGACGATCCCATTTTACGTGCCAAACTAGCCAAGGGGATGGGTCATAATTATTATGGCGAGCCAGCTTGGCCTAATGACCTCCTCTACGTTTTCCCAGTGGTAATCATGGGTTCCATTGCTTTATGCATTGGTTTAGCTGTGCTTGATCCAGCTATGATTGGTGAGCCAGCAGATCCCTTTGCCACACCTTTAGAAATCCTCCCGGAATGGTATCTATATCCTGTTTTCCAAATTTTGCGCATTCTACCTAATAAACTTTTGGGTATTGCTGCTATGGGATCAGTTCCCTTGGGTCTGATGCTGGTTCCCTTCATCGAAGGTGTGAACAAATTCCAGAACCCATTCCGCCGTCCAGTGGCAACTACGGTATTTTTATTTGGTACCCTAGTCACCATCTGGCTTGGTGTTGGTGCTACCTTACCCATTGATCAGTCTTTGACTTGGGGTCTGTTTTAA